One genomic region from Apodemus sylvaticus chromosome 1, mApoSyl1.1, whole genome shotgun sequence encodes:
- the Ina gene encoding alpha-internexin, which yields MSFGSEHYLCSSSSSYRKVFGDGSRLSARLSGPGGSGSFRSQSLSRSNVASTAACSSASSLGLGLAYHRRLPASDGLDLSQAAARTNEYKIIRTNEKEQLQGLNDRFAVFIEKVHQLETQNRALEAELAALRQRHAEPSRVGELFQRELRELRAQLEEASSARAQALLERDGLAEEVQRLRARCEEESRGREGAERALKAQQRDVDGATLARLDLEKKVESLLDELAFVRQVHDEEVAELLATLQASSQAAAEVDVAVAKPDLTSALREIRAQYESLAAKNLQSAEEWYKSKFANLNEQAARSTEAIRASREEIHEYRRQLQARTIEIEGLRGANESLERQILELEERHSAEVAGYQDSIGQLESDLRNTKSEMARHLREYQDLLNVKMALDIEIAAYRKLLEGEETRFSTSGVSLSGLNPLPNPSYLLPPRILSSTTSKVSSIGLSLRKEEDEEEEGASKEVTKKTSKIGESFEETLEETVISTKKTEKSTTEENTSSSQKI from the exons ATGAGCTTCGGATCCGAGCACTACttgtgctcctcctcctcctcctaccgcAAGGTGTTCGGGGATGGCTCCCGCCTATCCGCGCGCCTGTCCGGGCCCGGAGGTTCGGGCAGCTTCCGCTCGCAGTCGCTGTCCCGCAGCAATGTGGCCTCCACAGCAGCCTGCTCCTCGGCCTCGTCTCTCGGCCTGGGCCTGGCCTACCACCGCCGCCTGCCTGCCTCCGACGGGCTGGACCTGAGCCAGGCGGCGGCGCGCACCAACGAGTACAAGATCATCCGCACGAACGAGAAGGAGCAGCTGCAGGGCCTCAACGACCGCTTCGCGGTGTTCATCGAGAAGGTGCACCAGCTCGAAACGCAGAACCGCGCGCTCGAGGCCGAGCTGGCTGCGCTGCGCCAGCGCCACGCCGAGCCGTCGCGCGTCGGCGAGCTCTTCCAGCGCGAGCTGCGCGAGCTGCGCGCGCAGCTGGAGGAGGCGAGctcggcgcgcgcgcaggccctGCTGGAGCGCGACGGGCTGGCCGAGGAGGTGCAGCGGCTGCGGGCGCGCTGCGAGGAGGAGAGCCGCGGGCGCGAAGGCGCTGAGCGCGCCCTGAAGGCGCAGCAGCGCGACGTGGACGGCGCTACTCTGGCCCGCCTGGATCTGGAGAAGAAGGTCGAGTCGCTGCTGGACGAGCTGGCCTTCGTGCGCCAGGTGCACGACGAGGAGGTGGCCGAGCTCCTGGCCACGCTGCAGGCGTCTTCGCAAGCCGCAGCAGAGGTGGACGTGGCTGTGGCTAAACCGGACCTGACTTCGGCGCTGCGGGAGATCCGTGCCCAGTACGAGTCCCTGGCCGCCAAGAACTTGCAATCAGCCGAGGAGTGGTACAAGTCCAAGTTCGCCAACCTGAACGAGCAGGCTGCGCGCAGCACAGAAGCCATCCGAGCCAGCCGAGAGGAGATCCACGAGTACCGGCGCCAGCTCCAGGCTCGTACCATTGAGATAGAGGGCCTGCGCGGAGCCAATGAGTCCCTGGAGAGGCAGATCTTGGAACTGGAGGAGCGGCACAGCGCTGAGGTGGCCGGCTACCAG GACAGCATCGGGCAGCTGGAGAGTGACCTGAGGAACACGAAAAGCGAGATGGCGCGCCACCTTCGGGAATACCAGGACTTGCTCAACGTCAAGATGGCTCTTGACATTGAGATAGCAGCTTACAG GAAGCTTCTGGAAGGGGAAGAGACGCGGTTCAGCACCAGTGGAGTAAGCCTCTCAGGGCTGAACCCACTCCCCAATCCCAGCTATTTGCTCCCTCCTAGAATCCTTAGTTCTACAACCTCCAAAGTCTCATCCATTGGGCTGTCCCTGAgaaaggaggaggacgaggaggaggaaggggcttCTAAGGAAGTCACTAAGAAAACATCCAAGATAGGGGAAAGTTTTGAAGAAACACTGGAGGAAACGGTAATATCTACGAAGAAAACCGAGAAGTCGACTACAGAAGAAAACACCAGTTCAAGCCAAAAAATATAA